From Paenibacillus sp. V4I7, one genomic window encodes:
- a CDS encoding EAL domain-containing protein, producing MNTQSEMLEQFYNMINKEHIYSVYQPIISLQDSQVMGYEALIRGPKDSPFHSPLSMFQFAEQQGELYMLEQIAREKAIQGSILEHPQQLLFINISSQVLYDPGFVPGKTLEILQKYGLRPSNVVFEITERSSIEDFSLAQKILEHYRKQGYRIAIDDAGAGYSSLQAIAELQPDFIKIDRSLIENIHKNKVKEYILETFVTFAHKMNISLIAEGIEHADELTKLTRLGVHYAQGFLLGKPNESPAKVQDTHKMLIWQHRKVQGGNMTWNIGDLKTPVKVFDKKKLISEVAEYFKKNQEAVGVVIVDEEVPAGLMMKDRLFQQLTGQYAFSLSGIEPLTALWMNRR from the coding sequence ATGAATACTCAGTCAGAAATGCTGGAACAATTTTATAATATGATAAATAAAGAGCACATTTATTCCGTTTATCAACCTATTATCTCCCTGCAGGATAGTCAAGTCATGGGGTATGAAGCGTTAATACGAGGTCCCAAAGATAGTCCCTTTCATTCACCTTTATCCATGTTTCAATTCGCAGAACAGCAAGGTGAGCTCTATATGCTTGAGCAGATTGCGCGTGAAAAAGCGATTCAAGGATCCATTTTGGAGCATCCGCAGCAATTGCTTTTTATCAATATTTCATCACAAGTGCTTTATGATCCCGGGTTTGTTCCTGGTAAAACGCTTGAGATTTTACAGAAATACGGTCTGCGCCCCAGCAATGTCGTTTTTGAAATTACGGAAAGAAGTTCGATTGAGGATTTCTCCTTAGCTCAAAAGATTCTGGAGCATTACCGTAAACAAGGCTATCGAATTGCCATAGATGATGCTGGTGCGGGATATTCCTCCCTACAAGCGATTGCGGAACTTCAACCGGATTTTATTAAGATTGATCGTTCCCTCATTGAAAATATACATAAAAACAAAGTAAAAGAGTATATCCTTGAAACGTTCGTTACTTTTGCCCATAAAATGAACATTTCCCTTATTGCTGAAGGCATTGAACATGCGGACGAACTAACCAAATTAACACGACTCGGCGTGCATTATGCCCAAGGCTTTTTACTTGGAAAGCCAAATGAATCTCCCGCGAAGGTACAGGACACCCATAAAATGCTGATTTGGCAGCATCGCAAAGTACAAGGAGGCAATATGACTTGGAACATTGGCGACCTGAAAACTCCTGTGAAAGTGTTTGACAAGAAAAAACTGATTTCGGAAGTGGCTGAATACTTCAAAAAAAATCAAGAGGCTGTGGGTGTTGTCATCGTGGATGAAGAAGTGCCGGCTGGCCTCATGATGAAAGACCGTTTATTTCAGCAATTAACCGGGCAATACGCCTTCTCTTTGTCTGGAATCGAACCATTGACAGCATTATGGATGAATCGCCGCTGA
- a CDS encoding MBL fold metallo-hydrolase — MEHTYEHTYIPLTTLSSGEGKEIAIDIYGYCIQIVNICFIGNPTSRDKEWFLVDAGMPQSADEIIRVAEERFGAHKKPTAIILTHGHFDHVGAIESLLEYWDVPVYAHELEIPYLTGKSNYPKGDSTVDGGLVSELSPLFPNHGIDIGNHVHPLPANGIVPGLKGWQWIHTPGHTPGHISLFRAKDGSLIAGDAFVTVKQESLYKVFTQEQEISGPPKYFTTDWQAAGDSVRKLQALHPTLAITGHGKPMNGEELSRELGRLAEDFEKIAIPEEGRFVH; from the coding sequence ATGGAGCATACATATGAGCATACGTATATCCCGCTGACAACATTATCCAGCGGTGAAGGCAAGGAAATAGCCATTGATATATATGGTTACTGCATTCAGATCGTGAATATTTGTTTCATTGGCAACCCAACAAGCAGGGATAAAGAATGGTTTTTAGTTGACGCTGGCATGCCGCAATCGGCAGATGAGATCATTCGTGTCGCTGAGGAGCGTTTTGGAGCCCATAAGAAGCCTACGGCGATTATTTTGACGCATGGACATTTCGACCATGTCGGGGCTATAGAAAGTCTTTTGGAATACTGGGATGTTCCGGTATATGCGCATGAGTTGGAAATCCCTTATTTGACAGGAAAATCTAATTATCCTAAAGGGGATTCAACGGTAGATGGCGGGCTTGTAAGCGAGCTGTCGCCCCTGTTTCCAAACCACGGTATTGACATCGGTAATCATGTACATCCTTTACCTGCTAATGGCATCGTTCCTGGACTGAAGGGATGGCAGTGGATTCATACACCGGGACACACACCAGGACACATTTCTCTTTTTCGAGCCAAAGATGGTTCATTAATTGCTGGTGATGCCTTCGTTACCGTTAAACAAGAATCACTTTACAAGGTGTTCACACAAGAACAAGAAATAAGCGGACCTCCCAAGTATTTCACGACAGACTGGCAAGCAGCCGGGGATTCGGTAAGAAAGCTTCAAGCGTTACATCCAACTCTAGCGATAACGGGACATGGAAAACCAATGAACGGTGAAGAACTAAGCCGCGAACTAGGCCGTCTGGCGGAGGATTTCGAGAAAATAGCGATTCCTGAGGAAGGTCGGTTTGTGCATTAG
- a CDS encoding GGDEF domain-containing protein, translated as MATSRAINHLYDLVIVTSNGKMGGVASIRTILESITNVRMESARVANPLTGLPGNLQIKRELNKRISENKPFHVVYADLDYFKWFNDRFGFQKGDQLIQYTADVMQQSIAVCGTPHDFVGHVGGDDFIAISATLSPKQLCQEIIRRFEQGVQMFYEDEEWEYVWDRSGNKVKSEGVTLSLSLVVCVCESPISLEHISQTAALLKKKAKAHQGSIYYFIELECV; from the coding sequence ATGGCTACCTCACGCGCAATCAACCACTTATACGACCTTGTCATCGTTACAAGTAATGGGAAGATGGGAGGAGTAGCATCCATCCGAACGATTCTTGAGAGTATAACGAATGTACGTATGGAGTCTGCGCGTGTGGCCAATCCACTAACAGGACTGCCAGGCAATTTGCAAATCAAGCGCGAATTGAACAAGAGGATAAGTGAGAACAAACCGTTTCATGTGGTATATGCGGATTTGGATTACTTCAAGTGGTTCAATGATCGGTTTGGATTTCAAAAAGGGGACCAACTGATTCAATATACAGCGGATGTTATGCAGCAATCCATTGCGGTTTGTGGGACTCCGCATGATTTTGTCGGGCATGTGGGAGGCGATGATTTTATCGCGATCTCAGCCACGTTATCTCCAAAACAACTGTGTCAGGAAATCATTCGCCGCTTCGAACAAGGTGTGCAGATGTTCTATGAGGATGAGGAGTGGGAGTATGTATGGGATCGGAGCGGCAACAAGGTAAAGAGCGAGGGAGTTACGCTTTCGCTATCTTTAGTCGTCTGTGTCTGCGAATCTCCCATTTCACTCGAACACATTTCCCAAACAGCGGCTTTACTCAAAAAGAAAGCAAAAGCGCATCAAGGAAGTATTTATTATTTCATTGAATTAGAATGTGTATAA
- the phoU gene encoding phosphate signaling complex protein PhoU has translation MDARPGFHQSLSLLQKELQDMGESVKDLILKSVESLAKFDENAAQQVIKNDDRIDDYLMTIDELSLRLIALQQPMASDLRIIGTALKIATDLERIADHAVDIAKITIRLAGEELVKPLEIIPEMADIAIEMLHESLVSYTERDVHRAASLAEMDDRVDKLYSSVMQELMGMMGSDYNRNRQLTHLLFVAHFLERVADHTTNIGEGVIYMVTGKRKDLNV, from the coding sequence ATGGATGCAAGACCTGGGTTTCATCAATCATTGTCACTTTTGCAAAAAGAATTACAGGATATGGGGGAAAGCGTTAAGGATTTGATTCTCAAGTCGGTGGAGTCATTAGCTAAGTTCGATGAGAATGCTGCGCAGCAAGTTATTAAAAATGATGACCGCATTGATGATTATTTAATGACGATAGACGAGCTTAGCCTTCGATTAATTGCTTTACAACAACCAATGGCAAGTGATCTGCGAATCATTGGAACGGCTTTGAAAATCGCTACAGACTTGGAACGAATTGCTGATCATGCCGTAGATATTGCAAAGATTACGATCCGTCTCGCTGGAGAAGAGCTTGTTAAGCCGCTCGAAATCATTCCTGAAATGGCCGATATTGCCATTGAGATGCTTCATGAGAGCCTCGTTTCTTATACGGAGCGAGATGTTCATAGAGCTGCATCGCTTGCCGAGATGGATGACCGCGTGGATAAGCTATACAGCTCGGTGATGCAGGAATTGATGGGGATGATGGGTTCGGATTACAATCGTAACCGTCAATTAACCCATTTATTGTTTGTTGCTCATTTCTTAGAGCGTGTAGCCGATCACACAACAAATATCGGTGAAGGTGTTATTTATATGGTCACAGGGAAACGCAAGGATTTGAATGTGTAA
- a CDS encoding HAD family hydrolase, which yields MSPFFSPIRKKVIFFDMNNTILDRRQCFDSAFLEVMNDFTARWDPGEMLFTAQEALQSYKMEWSRHRKAPIRSPISPDELRHICLRKALQPMPVNVSPAFTRSFFEQVEEQEDNFVALFPGVEDTLEALSHNYKLAIISNGNRKRLQSNLEKMKLTRWIDQDRLFSSEKDGPRKPHPAIFERALKTMSTASNQSVMVGNSWRNDVVGAASSGMDAIWIHPGNIKKISERRIGKQKVIIIRSFKQLLYTF from the coding sequence ATGAGCCCTTTTTTCTCACCAATACGCAAAAAGGTTATTTTTTTCGATATGAATAATACGATCCTGGATCGCAGACAATGCTTTGATTCGGCATTCCTTGAAGTCATGAACGACTTTACAGCAAGATGGGATCCGGGCGAAATGCTTTTTACAGCCCAAGAAGCCCTACAAAGCTATAAGATGGAGTGGAGCCGTCACCGAAAGGCACCGATTAGGAGTCCCATATCCCCTGATGAGCTGCGCCACATTTGTTTGCGTAAAGCTCTTCAGCCTATGCCGGTGAACGTAAGTCCTGCTTTTACACGGTCTTTTTTCGAACAGGTAGAAGAACAGGAAGATAACTTCGTTGCCCTCTTTCCCGGTGTTGAAGACACACTTGAGGCGTTATCACATAACTATAAACTGGCTATCATTAGTAATGGAAATCGGAAGAGGTTGCAGAGCAATTTGGAGAAAATGAAACTTACCAGGTGGATCGATCAAGATCGTTTATTTAGTTCGGAGAAGGATGGACCGCGAAAGCCGCACCCCGCTATCTTTGAGAGAGCCCTAAAGACGATGAGCACGGCTTCAAACCAAAGTGTTATGGTTGGAAATTCGTGGCGTAATGATGTGGTGGGGGCCGCGTCAAGCGGCATGGATGCGATCTGGATCCATCCGGGGAATATTAAGAAAATATCGGAGCGCCGAATCGGCAAACAGAAGGTCATCATAATCCGTTCTTTTAAACAATTGTTATACACATTCTAA
- a CDS encoding ATP-binding protein — MEQQVKILAVDDRYENLLALNSILASSNYDVISLQSGEEVLRYLLKEPADHIAVILMDVQMPGLSGFETAELIKQRKACQDIPIIFLTALSTSIEHVLKGYHVGSIDYLFKPIHPKMLRMKVDGFVNMHLNHQKIKYQSELLHKRTLDLEETNRKLAEAEEKLKQQNFLLEQWVEERTAELVDAHEKLIKSQEHFKKMFMLSPSLMAIRRLPDLTYLEINESWKQYTGYGDEIIGTTLDLLRAEVGDTRNFNDVIHNCKVKYETKSKEIRTALLSTEIIDIENESCLLEVAVDITESLRFESEMARLAQLNLVGEMAAGIAHEIRNPMTTIRGFLQLFRENDRHMQKEYIPIMLEELDRANEIITEYLSLAKNKQSHQQPENINRIIEMLLPLIQAEAVMSGKHVHFQFMDCPVIQLDDKEMRQLILNMCMNGLEAMSLGGKLRIETYTETEHVVLLIADEGIGINEEHLEKLGRPFFTTKDEGTGLGLAICYSIAARHHASIEVQSSEKGTTFLIRFPITASRT, encoded by the coding sequence ATGGAACAACAAGTAAAAATCTTGGCGGTAGATGACCGTTACGAGAACTTGCTGGCTCTGAATAGCATTCTGGCCTCTTCCAACTATGACGTTATTTCGCTGCAATCAGGCGAGGAAGTTCTGAGATATTTATTAAAAGAACCCGCTGATCATATCGCTGTCATCTTGATGGATGTGCAAATGCCTGGACTTAGCGGCTTTGAGACGGCCGAACTGATCAAGCAGCGGAAAGCTTGTCAGGATATTCCCATCATCTTCCTAACGGCTCTAAGTACCTCTATTGAGCATGTGTTGAAGGGCTATCATGTGGGCTCTATTGATTATTTATTCAAACCTATTCATCCTAAAATGCTGCGCATGAAAGTCGATGGCTTCGTTAACATGCACCTCAATCATCAAAAAATCAAATATCAAAGTGAACTGCTGCATAAGCGAACGCTAGATCTCGAAGAGACCAATCGTAAGTTGGCTGAAGCGGAAGAGAAATTAAAGCAGCAAAATTTTCTTTTGGAACAATGGGTGGAAGAGCGAACAGCCGAATTAGTAGATGCTCATGAAAAGCTGATAAAATCACAAGAACACTTCAAGAAAATGTTCATGCTCTCTCCATCTTTGATGGCTATCCGCCGTCTACCTGACCTCACCTATCTCGAAATTAATGAAAGCTGGAAACAATATACAGGCTATGGCGATGAAATCATTGGAACAACACTAGATCTTTTACGAGCTGAAGTGGGTGATACAAGGAATTTTAATGATGTCATCCATAATTGCAAGGTCAAGTATGAAACCAAGTCTAAGGAAATTCGAACAGCCCTGCTTTCAACGGAAATCATCGATATTGAAAATGAAAGCTGCTTGCTAGAAGTTGCCGTCGATATCACGGAAAGCTTGCGATTTGAATCGGAAATGGCTCGTCTAGCCCAACTCAATCTAGTTGGGGAAATGGCCGCCGGTATTGCCCACGAGATTCGCAACCCGATGACGACCATTCGTGGCTTCCTCCAATTATTTCGCGAGAACGATCGTCATATGCAAAAAGAATACATCCCCATCATGCTAGAAGAGTTGGATCGAGCGAACGAAATTATTACCGAATATTTATCCCTAGCCAAAAATAAGCAGTCCCACCAACAGCCCGAAAATATCAACCGTATTATCGAAATGCTCCTCCCCCTCATCCAAGCAGAAGCCGTCATGTCCGGCAAGCATGTTCATTTCCAATTCATGGATTGTCCCGTCATTCAACTCGACGATAAGGAAATGCGTCAACTCATATTGAATATGTGTATGAATGGTCTGGAAGCCATGAGCCTCGGCGGTAAGCTGAGAATTGAAACATATACCGAGACCGAACATGTCGTCCTGCTTATCGCTGATGAAGGTATAGGAATTAATGAGGAACATCTGGAGAAGCTAGGAAGACCTTTCTTCACGACCAAAGACGAAGGTACAGGGCTTGGTTTAGCTATTTGCTACAGCATCGCAGCCAGGCACCATGCATCGATTGAAGTTCAGTCAAGTGAAAAAGGAACTACCTTTCTCATTCGCTTTCCGATTACAGCCTCACGCACATGA
- the polA gene encoding DNA polymerase I, with the protein MDKLIIIDGNSIANRAFYALPLLSNSNGLHTNAVYGFTTMLLKLIEEEKPTHFLVAFDAGKITFRHKEYTEYKGGRAKTPSELSEQFPLIKELLQAFKIPQFELTGYEADDIIGTLTKAADERGEKVLLVSGDKDMLQLASEHVTVAITRKGISEVDLYNPAEIKERYGLTPAQIIDLKGLMGDTSDNIPGIPGVGEKTALKMLHEFGSVEEVLANSASLKGKMKEKVEEHAKDAIMSKELATIFREVPMETEWDVFRYDGFDGQALSSMFRKLEFKSLLEKMDFGPSSVSEDQVVESLVAVVVTKDNMDELIGKIGDNAAIHVEAVGENPHQAVGVGVVWFTYDGETNTSYFVPLALLKSEAGEPLRTWLGDDSKKKQLFDQHRAQLVMAWQGIHLKGVDFDALLAAYLLDPTESNLSLSGLTGKYSLPGVKTDEEVFGKGAKFRLPELAALSDHLGRKAMAIARIVPVLREELEKSEMHSLFYELELPLAGVLAEMELRGIALDAEGLKAFGVELAGKLDAIMTRIYTLAGVEFNINSPKQLGEILFEKLGLPAWKKTKTGYSTDAEVLERLAPYHEVVGEILNYRSLAKLQSTYVEGLLKEVRPETGKVHTYYRQTIAATGRLSSQFPNLQNIPIRLEEGRKIRKVFVPSEPGWYILAADYSQIELRVLAHISQDENLKEAFLQNMDIHTKTAMDVFGVEESAVDANMRRQAKAVNFGIVYGISDYGLSQNLDITRRDAAQFIEQYFAVFQGVRKYMDDIVKDARRDGYVTTLLQRRRYLPEITASNFNLRSFAERTAMNTPIQGTAADIIKLAMVQMADRLKQDGLKSRMLLQVHDELVFEVPEEELETMRRVVPEVMAAALKLDVPLSADVDFGLTWYDAK; encoded by the coding sequence ATGGATAAGCTTATTATTATTGATGGTAACTCTATCGCGAATCGAGCTTTTTATGCTTTACCTCTGCTCAGTAATTCTAATGGTTTACACACGAATGCGGTTTATGGATTTACAACGATGCTGCTGAAATTAATAGAAGAAGAAAAACCTACGCATTTTCTCGTTGCGTTCGACGCTGGGAAAATAACGTTTAGACACAAAGAATACACGGAATATAAAGGTGGACGTGCCAAAACGCCGTCTGAGCTCTCCGAGCAGTTTCCGCTGATCAAAGAGCTGCTTCAAGCTTTCAAGATTCCACAGTTTGAGCTGACAGGCTATGAGGCTGACGATATCATTGGAACCTTGACCAAGGCAGCTGATGAAAGAGGCGAGAAGGTGCTTCTCGTTTCGGGGGATAAGGATATGCTGCAGCTGGCTTCTGAGCATGTGACCGTTGCGATCACACGTAAAGGAATTAGTGAAGTTGATCTTTATAATCCTGCAGAAATAAAAGAGAGATACGGCCTCACGCCTGCTCAAATTATCGACCTCAAAGGGTTGATGGGCGATACGTCGGATAATATTCCAGGCATTCCGGGTGTCGGGGAAAAAACGGCACTCAAGATGTTACATGAGTTTGGTTCCGTGGAAGAAGTTCTGGCCAATTCGGCTAGCCTCAAAGGCAAGATGAAAGAAAAAGTGGAAGAGCATGCCAAGGACGCCATCATGAGTAAGGAACTTGCGACGATTTTCCGCGAAGTGCCGATGGAAACCGAGTGGGATGTTTTCCGCTACGATGGCTTTGATGGACAAGCTTTATCCAGTATGTTCCGCAAGCTGGAATTCAAATCCCTCCTGGAAAAGATGGATTTCGGGCCAAGCAGCGTGTCGGAAGATCAAGTTGTCGAGAGTTTGGTTGCAGTTGTTGTAACCAAAGACAACATGGATGAGTTGATTGGTAAAATAGGCGATAACGCTGCCATCCATGTTGAGGCTGTTGGGGAAAATCCGCATCAAGCTGTGGGGGTTGGCGTTGTCTGGTTTACGTATGATGGGGAAACGAATACATCTTACTTCGTGCCTTTAGCGCTGCTGAAGAGCGAAGCGGGCGAGCCGCTGCGCACTTGGCTAGGCGATGATTCCAAGAAGAAGCAGCTCTTCGACCAGCACCGTGCCCAGCTGGTGATGGCTTGGCAAGGCATCCACCTCAAAGGGGTGGACTTCGATGCTCTGCTGGCCGCTTACTTACTCGATCCGACAGAGTCGAATCTTAGCTTGAGCGGCTTGACGGGCAAGTACAGCCTGCCGGGCGTTAAGACCGACGAGGAAGTGTTCGGCAAGGGAGCGAAGTTTCGCTTGCCTGAGCTTGCTGCGCTTAGCGACCACTTGGGCCGCAAAGCGATGGCCATTGCGCGCATCGTGCCCGTGCTGCGCGAAGAACTGGAGAAGAGTGAGATGCATAGCCTCTTCTACGAGCTAGAGCTGCCGCTAGCAGGCGTTCTCGCGGAGATGGAGCTGCGCGGCATAGCGCTGGATGCCGAGGGGCTCAAAGCATTCGGCGTGGAGCTTGCAGGCAAGCTGGATGCGATCATGACCCGCATCTACACGCTCGCCGGCGTAGAGTTCAACATCAACTCGCCGAAGCAGCTTGGCGAGATCTTGTTCGAGAAGCTGGGGCTGCCAGCTTGGAAGAAGACCAAAACCGGCTACTCGACGGATGCCGAGGTGCTTGAGCGCCTTGCGCCCTACCACGAAGTCGTAGGGGAGATTTTGAACTACCGTTCGCTTGCGAAGCTGCAATCGACGTACGTCGAAGGGCTGCTTAAAGAGGTGCGGCCGGAGACCGGTAAGGTGCATACCTATTACCGGCAGACGATTGCCGCCACGGGCCGGCTCAGCAGCCAATTCCCGAACCTCCAGAATATTCCTATTCGTCTGGAGGAAGGCCGTAAGATCCGCAAGGTATTCGTTCCATCCGAGCCTGGATGGTACATTCTTGCTGCGGATTACTCGCAGATCGAGCTGCGCGTGCTTGCGCACATCTCGCAGGATGAGAATCTGAAGGAAGCGTTCCTTCAGAATATGGACATCCACACGAAGACAGCCATGGACGTCTTCGGGGTAGAAGAGAGCGCTGTCGACGCGAACATGCGCCGTCAGGCCAAAGCCGTCAACTTCGGGATCGTTTACGGCATCAGCGACTACGGCTTGTCCCAGAACTTAGACATTACCCGCAGGGATGCAGCCCAGTTCATTGAACAGTATTTTGCTGTATTTCAAGGGGTTCGCAAATATATGGACGATATCGTGAAGGATGCTCGCAGGGACGGTTATGTCACGACCTTGCTGCAGCGTCGCCGCTATCTTCCCGAGATCACGGCATCGAACTTTAATCTGCGTTCCTTCGCTGAACGAACAGCGATGAATACGCCGATACAAGGGACGGCTGCTGATATCATTAAACTAGCCATGGTCCAGATGGCCGACCGTTTGAAACAAGACGGACTCAAGAGCCGCATGCTGCTTCAAGTACACGATGAGCTCGTCTTTGAAGTCCCCGAAGAGGAGCTTGAGACCATGCGCCGGGTAGTACCGGAAGTCATGGCTGCAGCCCTTAAACTGGATGTCCCGCTTAGCGCGGACGTCGACTTCGGCCTTACTTGGTACGATGCCAAGTAA